A window of Deltaproteobacteria bacterium genomic DNA:
AGGGGCTGTCCTGGGGCGCCGGCGGGTACTCGTCCATGTAGCGCTTGCCGAACTTGTCGACGACGATCCAGGGCATCATCTTGGGCCCCTCGTCGCCGCTCTTGAGCGAGAACTCCTCGCCGGGCTTGGGCAGGTGGTTGGCGCCGTGACGCCCCTGGATACGGTGGCGGAAAGCGATGGGGTACTCCGGCGTCTTGAAGCCGTAGCCGCCGTGGACGTGCCACATGTGCCAAAGCCCGGCGCCGGCCTTCTGCCCCATGAGGAGGCCGTCGCCGGTGTTACCCAGGGCGCAGATGGGATAGAAGGGCTGCGCCTGGAGATACTGGAGCCGGAGTTGCTCGTTGTGTTCGAATCCGCCCGCGGCCAGCACGACGCCGTTGCGCGCCCGGATGCGCACGCGCTCGCCTTCGCGCTCCGCGACGACTCCGGTCACCCTGCCCTGCTCGTCCGAGACAAGCTCCCGCACCGGCGTGGACAGGGAAACGGCGATGTCCCGCTTGTTCACGTTGTCGTCCACTACCTTGAAAGCGATCCACCCGGTGCCGTGGACCTGGAGCCAGGGATAGCACTGGGCCTCCTCGCTCTTGACCGCCAGTAGCCCGATGGCGTCGCCCGGCGGTCCACCGTCGAAGCGGTACGTGCCGCCGGTGCCGTGCCGCTCCTGCACCTCGATGGCGGTGTCGTCGGTGAGCTCCTTCATGAAGCCGGAGAGCGTGCGCAGCTCCCTGGCGAACGCGTAGATCACCGGATCCGGCACGGTGTTGAGGCACATGCGCTTCAGGTAGGCGAACGCCTTGTCGACGTCGTCCGTGATCCTGAAGAAGCCTCCGGACAGGATGGAATTGCCGCCCGGATGCTCCATCTTCTCCAGAAGCTGCACGCGGGCACCGCGATCATGCGCCACGATGGCCGCCACGCCGCCGGAATAACCGTAGCCCACCACGACAACGTCCGTCTCCTGATCCCACGTTGCACTCATGTTCCAATCCTGTTGAGCGAGACGCTCAGGCGATTCCGAGCCAGACGAACAGTTCTCCCGGCGGGAACGGCAGGTGAAGCCCGTAGTCGAACAGGCCGAAGAAGAAGACCCACGCCACCGCGGCCAGCGCGACACTGATGCCCCACTTCTCGCCCGTCCCCAGCTTGAGGTAGGCGAGGGTCGCCACCGCCGATGCGGTGATGAACCCGAGAAACCAGATCATGAGGAAGAAGCCCACCGTCCAGCCCGCAATGGCCAGGGTCCGACGGC
This region includes:
- a CDS encoding FAD-binding protein; protein product: MSATWDQETDVVVVGYGYSGGVAAIVAHDRGARVQLLEKMEHPGGNSILSGGFFRITDDVDKAFAYLKRMCLNTVPDPVIYAFARELRTLSGFMKELTDDTAIEVQERHGTGGTYRFDGGPPGDAIGLLAVKSEEAQCYPWLQVHGTGWIAFKVVDDNVNKRDIAVSLSTPVRELVSDEQGRVTGVVAEREGERVRIRARNGVVLAAGGFEHNEQLRLQYLQAQPFYPICALGNTGDGLLMGQKAGAGLWHMWHVHGGYGFKTPEYPIAFRHRIQGRHGANHLPKPGEEFSLKSGDEGPKMMPWIVVDKFGKRYMDEYPPAPQDSPWRDMSLYDVHVKDFPRIPSYMIFDENGRITGPMFTPISDHRSRRYEWSEDNSVELAKGWIKQAPTVEELARTIGVPEDNLPATVARWNEICDREEDTDFRRFAGSLFPIFKPPFYAVEVWPIITNTQGALAHDKDQRVLDAHDNPIRGLYCAGEMGGVFGHLYLNSGNNSEAFITGMVAGRNVAGER